One Defluviitoga tunisiensis genomic window carries:
- the mnmA gene encoding tRNA 2-thiouridine(34) synthase MnmA, with protein MTADIKKVVILMSGGVDSSIAAYLLKSQNYKVYGLHFKTVNDILFSLYPEKQKVCCSPSDTTDAIKVAEKLKLDDFQIVDIKDEFKEKIIDYFIETYKFGKTPNPCILCNRYFKFGKAIDICKKIGANYISSGHYIIREYSRKYSSEVLKKGVDNYKDQSYFLSYIKKDVVPYLLFPLGKMYKSEIRQMAQKLDLSVANKKDSQELCFIPDNDYRRFLRENGINVQEGKVLDLEGNEIGIHDGYLNYTIGQRSGIRYYKSPPIKLHVYKIIPEKNILVMAPTEKLYSHELIATKVNFLIDFKTIDGLCRVRKKSEEKPATVTKIADDVIKVNFKEPIFAVTPGQFATIYDEDGVILASGIITD; from the coding sequence TTGACAGCTGATATAAAAAAGGTAGTTATTCTAATGAGTGGCGGAGTTGATAGTTCAATAGCTGCTTATTTATTAAAATCCCAAAATTATAAAGTGTATGGTCTTCATTTTAAAACTGTAAATGACATTTTGTTTTCCTTATATCCTGAAAAACAAAAAGTATGTTGTAGTCCTTCAGATACAACAGATGCAATCAAAGTTGCCGAAAAATTAAAATTAGATGATTTTCAAATAGTTGATATAAAGGATGAGTTTAAAGAAAAAATAATCGATTACTTTATAGAGACATATAAATTTGGTAAAACTCCTAATCCTTGTATTTTATGTAATAGATATTTTAAATTTGGAAAAGCTATAGATATATGCAAGAAAATAGGTGCAAATTACATATCTAGTGGACATTATATAATTAGAGAATATTCAAGAAAATATAGTTCTGAAGTATTAAAGAAAGGTGTAGATAATTATAAAGATCAATCGTATTTTCTATCGTATATAAAGAAAGATGTAGTTCCTTATCTACTTTTCCCCTTAGGGAAAATGTATAAGTCTGAAATCAGACAAATGGCTCAAAAATTAGATCTAAGTGTAGCTAACAAAAAGGATAGTCAAGAACTTTGTTTTATTCCAGATAATGATTACAGAAGATTTTTAAGAGAAAATGGGATTAATGTTCAGGAAGGAAAGGTTTTAGATTTAGAGGGCAATGAAATAGGCATTCATGATGGATATTTAAATTATACGATAGGGCAACGATCCGGTATAAGATATTATAAATCTCCACCGATTAAGCTTCATGTATACAAAATTATTCCAGAGAAAAATATTTTAGTAATGGCACCAACAGAAAAATTATATTCACATGAACTTATTGCTACTAAGGTTAATTTTTTAATCGATTTTAAAACTATTGATGGATTGTGTAGAGTACGAAAAAAAAGTGAAGAAAAACCTGCAACTGTTACAAAGATTGCAGATGATGTTATTAAAGTTAATTTTAAAGAACCAATTTTTGCAGTAACACCAGGTCAGTTTGCAACTATTTATGATGAAGACGGAGTGATATTAGCTTCTGGAATAATAACTGATTAA
- a CDS encoding RrF2 family transcriptional regulator: MALTVKSSYALRALFELAVLTKDEGKERVTISELSERQNIPKDFLEKIFSELREAGILKSIRGKYGGYVLAKDPKNLKLSEIVKVLDNPLQSYDCITGECKLEINCAVEFVWKRVHNAMILELDKLTLQDIIDYGTAVANLERAKTLDKESKVEIDS, translated from the coding sequence ATGGCTCTTACAGTTAAAAGTAGCTATGCATTAAGAGCTTTATTTGAATTGGCAGTGCTAACTAAAGATGAAGGAAAAGAACGTGTAACTATTTCTGAATTGTCTGAAAGACAAAATATTCCCAAAGATTTTCTTGAAAAAATATTTAGTGAGTTAAGAGAAGCGGGCATATTAAAATCAATAAGAGGAAAATATGGAGGTTATGTTTTAGCTAAAGACCCAAAAAATCTCAAATTGAGTGAAATAGTGAAGGTACTTGACAATCCATTACAATCTTATGATTGCATTACAGGTGAATGTAAATTAGAAATAAACTGTGCAGTAGAGTTTGTGTGGAAAAGAGTACATAATGCGATGATTTTGGAATTGGATAAATTGACATTACAGGATATTATAGATTATGGCACTGCTGTAGCAAATTTAGAAAGAGCAAAAACTTTAGACAAGGAGAGTAAAGTAGAGATTGACAGCTGA
- a CDS encoding 3D domain-containing protein — protein sequence MILLTLSVVIVLLLSGCSFFQPQQATSTLPNSELEAIKNQLYAIEYRLTQMESQVNSLSDKIYQNSMNYSYDYDMVKSVKDQYNYIEKRIVTLEDYLYEGRSYEDIDKLLDLDLRVQKLESASNLNLMNSNNTNETSGLEARIINLENQIAELENLLVNIPKMDQKLIFDNINELNEKVNYLEKSFQDSEFYFLQNGNIKELIEKQITEADLEGYVESIVDYKTEEAVSKLYYQNQSENILKIKSLEDIVVNLENQIKNLNNELQKTIIQPPNSLSEIYLGQIQDINSKINELYYTLGEKEVTQLLGSSNEIKYVVKSGDTLISISNAFSLGNKGVQIIMQANNLQSTNIRVGQELKIPVGNIEELINWPFEKTRPSNYDRIVIRFGERNVNGVSSGIGVLAQDEQIYSILPGRVIELGKLANNNYYLKIDHGNGIITVTSNIRTLYVSQNSWVENSKALGTAKNGEIVNIELWKNGEPKDPLRLFYKKIGDFKATYYTEWDDKIVYSPTFRLTRSGDKPISYQTIAADPKVLPLGTVVYIPELSSLPNNGYFIVQDTGSQIVGNKIDIYVNDVRLANKTEEKLTVYVVNSQS from the coding sequence ATGATTCTATTGACTTTGAGTGTAGTAATTGTTTTACTCTTATCAGGATGTTCTTTTTTTCAACCACAACAAGCTACTTCCACTTTGCCTAACAGTGAATTGGAGGCTATTAAAAATCAATTATATGCAATAGAATATCGATTAACCCAAATGGAAAGTCAAGTTAACAGTTTATCCGACAAAATTTATCAAAATTCAATGAACTATAGTTATGATTATGATATGGTAAAAAGTGTAAAAGATCAATATAATTATATAGAAAAAAGAATAGTTACGCTAGAAGATTATTTGTATGAGGGAAGAAGTTATGAAGATATCGATAAATTATTAGATTTAGATCTTAGGGTACAAAAACTTGAAAGTGCTTCTAATTTGAATTTAATGAATTCAAATAATACTAATGAAACTTCTGGGTTAGAAGCGAGAATAATTAATCTAGAAAATCAAATTGCTGAATTAGAAAATCTTTTGGTTAATATTCCAAAAATGGACCAAAAGCTAATTTTTGATAATATTAATGAATTAAATGAAAAAGTTAATTATTTGGAGAAAAGTTTTCAAGATTCCGAGTTTTATTTTCTTCAAAACGGAAACATAAAAGAATTGATAGAAAAGCAAATTACAGAAGCCGATCTTGAAGGTTATGTTGAAAGTATTGTTGATTATAAAACAGAGGAAGCAGTTTCTAAATTATATTATCAAAATCAATCGGAAAATATATTAAAAATTAAATCTTTAGAAGATATCGTTGTAAATTTGGAAAACCAAATTAAAAACCTAAATAATGAGTTACAAAAAACGATTATTCAACCTCCAAATTCGTTAAGTGAAATTTATTTAGGTCAAATACAGGATATTAATTCTAAAATAAATGAGTTATATTATACTCTTGGAGAAAAGGAAGTAACTCAATTGCTAGGCTCATCTAACGAAATTAAATATGTAGTAAAATCAGGAGATACACTAATAAGTATTTCTAATGCCTTTAGCTTAGGAAATAAAGGTGTCCAAATTATTATGCAAGCAAATAATTTGCAATCAACTAATATAAGAGTTGGACAAGAGCTTAAAATACCTGTTGGTAATATTGAAGAACTAATAAATTGGCCGTTTGAAAAGACCCGTCCTTCGAATTATGATAGAATAGTGATTAGATTTGGTGAAAGAAACGTTAATGGGGTATCAAGTGGTATAGGTGTTCTGGCTCAAGATGAACAAATTTATTCTATACTACCTGGAAGAGTAATTGAGCTTGGAAAACTAGCTAACAATAATTATTATTTAAAAATCGATCATGGAAATGGTATTATCACCGTCACGAGTAATATTAGAACTTTATATGTCTCACAAAATTCTTGGGTTGAAAACTCAAAAGCACTGGGAACAGCTAAAAATGGTGAAATAGTTAATATTGAGTTATGGAAAAATGGTGAACCAAAAGATCCTTTAAGATTATTTTATAAGAAAATAGGAGATTTCAAAGCCACATATTATACTGAATGGGATGATAAAATAGTGTATTCTCCAACTTTCAGATTAACAAGATCTGGTGATAAACCAATTTCTTATCAAACAATTGCTGCAGATCCTAAGGTGTTGCCTTTAGGAACTGTTGTATATATTCCGGAATTATCCTCTTTGCCAAACAATGGATATTTTATTGTTCAAGATACTGGTTCACAAATAGTTGGTAACAAAATAGATATTTATGTTAATGATGTTCGATTAGCAAATAAAACAGAAGAAAAATTAACAGTGTATGTTGTTAATTCACAATCATAA
- a CDS encoding DUF2225 domain-containing protein has protein sequence MDDFIKDFVQCPICGNEFTYDKVSSTSIKVSSYDLDLKPEYREINVSLYSLITCPNCLFTFQEKDKQNIVDYVNKNDNFIKITQFLEYIKTIYNSEVDNSFEKSDEFYRDQLFIATEIYSILGQTLEVIKIMIKLSWYYREKNDEEKELGILYYCEKLLEKEYQNFSKEDDFIFALFYLGYINYRFNRKKEAARYLDYLLKDYKNSSNPYLKAAKNLRGELR, from the coding sequence ATGGATGATTTTATAAAAGATTTTGTTCAATGTCCAATTTGTGGTAATGAATTTACTTATGATAAAGTTTCGTCAACGTCTATAAAAGTAAGCTCTTATGACCTTGATTTAAAACCTGAATATAGAGAGATAAATGTTTCGCTGTATAGTTTAATTACCTGTCCAAACTGTTTATTTACCTTTCAAGAAAAAGATAAGCAGAATATTGTAGATTATGTAAATAAAAATGATAATTTTATAAAAATAACTCAATTTCTTGAATATATTAAAACGATTTATAACTCTGAAGTTGATAATTCATTTGAAAAATCCGATGAATTTTATAGAGACCAACTTTTTATTGCTACAGAGATATATTCTATTTTAGGCCAAACGCTTGAAGTAATAAAAATTATGATAAAATTAAGCTGGTATTATCGCGAAAAAAATGATGAAGAAAAAGAATTGGGGATTTTATATTATTGTGAAAAATTATTAGAGAAAGAATATCAAAATTTCTCTAAAGAAGATGATTTTATTTTTGCTTTATTTTATTTAGGATATATTAATTATCGTTTTAATCGTAAAAAAGAGGCTGCTCGATATTTAGACTACTTATTAAAAGATTATAAAAATTCCTCAAATCCTTATTTAAAGGCAGCAAAAAATCTGAGGGGTGAGCTAAGGTGA
- the ftsY gene encoding signal recognition particle-docking protein FtsY yields the protein MSVLDKFMKGLTKTRKTLFHNIKTIFSGRTLDEDTLEELEEILIMSDMGVDVVEKILEELKDKYHNKITDQEDPLLILRDIMVSHLSTSPLILDTSNAPLVVLLVGVNGSGKTTTAAKLAKIYMNYGKDVVLAAADTFRAAAIEQLKEWGNRLNATVIAHQKGSDPAAVVFDAISHAKAKSKDVIIIDTAGRLHTKSNLMDELKKIKRVVQREIEGAPQEILLVLDGTTGQNGIIQAKAFKEAIDITGVAITKLDGTAKGGIAFAINHELNIPIKLVGLGEKEDDLQIFDPVKYCNALLGIEE from the coding sequence TTGAGTGTCTTAGATAAATTTATGAAAGGACTTACTAAAACAAGAAAAACTCTATTTCATAACATCAAGACTATTTTTTCTGGAAGAACTTTAGATGAAGATACATTAGAAGAACTTGAAGAAATTCTCATAATGTCTGATATGGGTGTTGATGTGGTAGAAAAAATTTTAGAAGAATTAAAAGATAAATATCACAATAAAATAACAGATCAAGAAGATCCTTTACTTATATTAAGAGATATAATGGTCAGCCATTTGAGTACTAGTCCACTAATTTTAGACACCTCAAACGCTCCCTTGGTAGTTTTATTAGTTGGGGTTAATGGAAGTGGAAAAACCACAACTGCTGCTAAATTAGCTAAAATATATATGAATTATGGTAAAGACGTAGTATTAGCAGCTGCAGATACGTTTCGCGCTGCTGCAATAGAACAACTGAAAGAATGGGGAAATAGATTAAATGCAACCGTTATTGCTCATCAAAAAGGTTCAGACCCTGCTGCAGTAGTTTTTGATGCAATTAGCCATGCTAAAGCAAAGAGCAAAGACGTCATTATCATTGATACTGCCGGGAGGCTTCATACTAAAAGCAATTTAATGGACGAATTAAAAAAGATAAAAAGAGTTGTTCAAAGAGAAATAGAGGGCGCACCGCAAGAAATATTATTGGTACTTGACGGTACCACTGGGCAAAATGGGATTATTCAAGCAAAGGCTTTTAAAGAAGCAATAGATATTACTGGAGTTGCAATAACAAAACTTGATGGCACAGCTAAAGGAGGTATAGCATTTGCAATTAATCATGAACTTAATATACCTATAAAATTAGTTGGATTAGGAGAAAAAGAAGACGATTTACAAATTTTTGATCCTGTTAAATATTGCAATGCTTTGCTAGGAATAGAGGAATAG
- a CDS encoding alpha-amylase family glycosyl hydrolase: protein MAKDTPKWLKNCVIYEVFTRNFANAGTFNDVYNDLERIKALGVDIVWLMPFYPVGKVGRKGTHGSPYSIKNYEEISLEYGNKDFFKKLIDKAHSIDLKIMIDIVFNHTSMDSYLIEKHPEWFLKDEKGNFTRKVSEWNDVYDLDFNNKELWEYLISVLEMWVELGVDGFRCDVASLIPLDFWRRAKEYISQKKELIWLAESLDLNFLNSLRNRGFEVSCDAELYDVFDLTYDYDGYEYLHSFFRGEKGLDYFLNQIYLQKTMLPNNSVKMRFLENHDNPRISFLLNGKNKIKNWTMFYSLLPGATLVYAGQELMLDKLPSLFDKDPIKWNKGDYEFLNYFKKVIKLSKEIKSQCDLFSARELAKGIIELKWKGESSEYLAILNLEDRFGEIPVDFTLYASDLLTNEIVKIEKIFKIRKLPLIFKLK from the coding sequence ATGGCAAAAGACACACCCAAATGGTTAAAAAATTGTGTGATTTATGAAGTGTTTACAAGAAATTTTGCAAATGCTGGAACTTTTAATGATGTATATAATGATCTAGAAAGGATAAAAGCCTTAGGAGTTGATATTGTTTGGTTAATGCCTTTTTATCCGGTGGGTAAAGTTGGAAGAAAGGGCACACATGGAAGTCCTTATTCTATTAAAAATTATGAAGAGATATCTTTAGAATATGGAAATAAAGATTTTTTCAAAAAACTAATAGATAAAGCTCATTCTATTGATCTGAAAATAATGATAGATATTGTATTTAATCATACTTCCATGGATTCATATTTGATTGAAAAACATCCAGAATGGTTTTTAAAGGATGAAAAAGGAAATTTTACGAGGAAAGTTAGTGAGTGGAATGATGTATATGATTTAGATTTTAACAACAAGGAATTATGGGAATATTTAATAAGTGTTCTTGAAATGTGGGTAGAACTTGGAGTTGATGGTTTTCGATGCGATGTAGCTTCATTAATACCCTTGGATTTCTGGAGAAGAGCTAAAGAATATATATCTCAAAAAAAAGAATTAATATGGCTTGCTGAAAGTTTAGATCTTAATTTTTTGAATAGTTTAAGAAATAGGGGATTTGAAGTATCTTGTGATGCTGAGTTATATGATGTTTTTGATTTAACCTATGATTATGATGGTTATGAGTATCTACACTCTTTTTTTAGAGGAGAAAAAGGGTTAGATTATTTTTTAAATCAAATTTATTTACAAAAAACCATGTTACCGAATAACTCAGTTAAGATGAGATTTTTAGAAAATCATGACAATCCAAGAATTTCTTTTCTATTAAATGGAAAAAATAAAATAAAGAATTGGACAATGTTTTATTCATTGCTTCCTGGAGCTACGCTTGTATATGCTGGGCAGGAATTAATGTTAGATAAACTTCCAAGCCTTTTTGATAAAGATCCTATCAAATGGAATAAAGGAGATTATGAATTCCTTAATTATTTTAAAAAGGTTATTAAGCTTTCAAAAGAAATTAAATCACAGTGTGATTTATTTTCAGCGCGAGAGTTAGCAAAAGGGATAATTGAACTAAAATGGAAGGGCGAAAGTAGCGAATATTTAGCAATTTTGAATTTGGAAGACAGATTTGGTGAAATTCCAGTTGATTTTACGTTATATGCTTCTGATCTATTGACTAATGAAATAGTAAAGATTGAAAAAATATTCAAAATTAGAAAGTTACCCCTTATCTTTAAATTAAAATAA
- a CDS encoding WecB/TagA/CpsF family glycosyltransferase, whose translation MPIEYLLNSLTILCGEKKEIYNFIAEKLFLEDKLWIVTLNALMYMEYIKGNEYSVALKEASFSIPDGVGIVKLLKKKGIETERCPGYDTMEFLLRLSTKQNYKVYLLGSTEEAVKKASENIVNKFGTAIVGYHHGYFDWNMESEIVEDINNKKADLVFVGMGIPKQEIFIKRNIESINAKLLMGVGGSFDVLAGEVKRAPQFYQKLGLEWLYRMIKEPRRIKKIPDLVKFYLRMFQNKD comes from the coding sequence TTGCCAATAGAATATTTATTGAATAGTTTAACTATTCTATGTGGGGAAAAAAAAGAAATATATAATTTTATAGCAGAAAAATTATTTTTAGAAGATAAATTATGGATTGTAACTTTAAATGCTTTAATGTACATGGAATATATAAAAGGAAATGAGTATTCTGTAGCCTTAAAAGAGGCATCCTTTTCTATTCCAGATGGGGTAGGGATAGTCAAATTATTAAAGAAAAAAGGTATTGAAACGGAAAGATGCCCAGGTTATGATACGATGGAATTTTTGTTGCGTTTATCTACAAAACAAAATTATAAGGTATATCTTTTAGGATCAACAGAAGAAGCTGTAAAGAAAGCCTCTGAAAATATTGTAAATAAATTCGGAACAGCAATAGTAGGTTATCATCATGGATATTTTGATTGGAACATGGAATCAGAAATTGTGGAAGATATTAATAATAAAAAAGCAGATCTTGTTTTTGTAGGAATGGGTATTCCAAAGCAAGAAATTTTTATAAAGAGAAATATAGAATCTATTAATGCAAAGTTACTAATGGGCGTGGGGGGTAGTTTTGATGTTCTTGCTGGAGAAGTAAAGAGAGCTCCTCAATTCTATCAAAAGCTAGGATTAGAATGGTTATATAGAATGATAAAAGAACCACGAAGAATAAAAAAGATTCCAGATTTAGTTAAATTTTATCTGAGAATGTTCCAAAATAAAGATTAA
- a CDS encoding trigger factor — MEKSLIYQDKNVKKYLVKFDKEEIDKLENRIAKYINSNYTFEGFRKGKVPKDIVKLRLGNEFQEMLLEEAEHELEHKISEEEKILFPIIIESSSIDNDIIEFEIILHTYPNIISTNFEDMVVKVPDSKGIVEEYINQRLNELLESNVILEPKNGPIEYGDFVRLEYYVIDSQGNIIEEKNELEVVVREQDPRPLIKALIGKSNGDEFEVEIPQNETENEENKETLITKAKVVQIYSRKMPELNDNFVKELNIEVETLSDLKEKIRKEGEEAVKDWQEQFIINYILSEIPNYVEIEISPETLNYYVESSINDLKTKGNYESQLEKFNNDENKLIEDIKNSALKWIKEIIVIENIANENNITVTEEELNQAIKNFGSMYGLSYARALEIVNSNHQILEELAWNELRIKVAKFIKEMVKIEEIEDTEKSNEDKEADELINQDQENQISEETNEQNMKDSTQE; from the coding sequence ATGGAAAAAAGCCTAATATACCAAGATAAAAACGTTAAGAAATATTTAGTGAAGTTTGATAAAGAAGAAATTGATAAATTAGAAAATCGTATTGCAAAGTATATTAATAGCAATTATACTTTTGAAGGATTTAGAAAAGGTAAAGTTCCAAAAGATATCGTCAAATTACGTTTAGGTAATGAATTTCAAGAAATGCTTTTAGAAGAGGCAGAACATGAATTGGAACATAAAATATCTGAAGAAGAAAAGATTTTATTTCCAATTATCATAGAATCGAGTTCAATAGATAATGACATCATTGAGTTTGAAATAATTTTACATACATACCCAAATATAATTTCAACAAACTTTGAGGATATGGTTGTTAAAGTACCAGACTCAAAAGGTATCGTAGAAGAATACATAAATCAAAGATTAAATGAACTTTTGGAAAGCAATGTTATCTTAGAACCAAAAAATGGACCAATTGAATATGGTGATTTTGTTAGATTAGAATATTATGTTATAGATAGCCAAGGCAATATAATTGAAGAAAAAAATGAACTTGAAGTTGTTGTAAGAGAGCAAGATCCTAGGCCATTAATTAAAGCTCTTATTGGCAAATCTAATGGTGATGAATTTGAAGTAGAAATTCCTCAAAATGAAACCGAGAATGAAGAAAATAAAGAAACATTAATTACAAAAGCTAAAGTTGTCCAAATTTATTCGAGAAAAATGCCAGAACTAAACGACAATTTTGTAAAAGAACTTAATATTGAGGTGGAAACACTTTCTGATTTAAAAGAAAAGATTAGAAAAGAAGGGGAAGAGGCTGTTAAAGATTGGCAAGAACAATTTATCATCAACTATATTTTATCAGAAATACCCAATTATGTTGAAATAGAGATATCGCCAGAAACATTAAATTATTACGTTGAATCATCCATCAATGACCTAAAAACTAAAGGAAATTATGAAAGTCAATTAGAGAAATTTAATAATGACGAAAACAAACTCATCGAAGATATAAAGAATAGCGCATTAAAATGGATAAAAGAAATAATTGTTATAGAAAATATTGCTAATGAGAATAACATTACGGTCACTGAGGAAGAACTTAATCAAGCAATCAAAAATTTTGGTAGTATGTATGGACTTTCGTATGCAAGAGCATTAGAAATTGTTAATTCTAATCATCAAATTTTAGAAGAACTAGCATGGAATGAATTACGAATCAAAGTTGCTAAGTTTATTAAGGAAATGGTTAAGATTGAAGAAATTGAAGACACCGAAAAATCTAATGAAGATAAAGAAGCCGACGAACTAATTAATCAAGATCAGGAAAATCAGATATCAGAAGAAACTAATGAACAAAATATGAAAGACTCTACTCAGGAGTAG
- the proB gene encoding glutamate 5-kinase, whose translation MNENISEIVIKVGSSSLSNENGIDEDKIRNIVEQVSTLKKVGKDIVIVSSGAIAAGMAELGYKKKPSLLIEKQACAAIGQGLLISTYNKHFNENNLKCAQILITGEDFANRRRYLNAYNTINQLLKFNIIPIINENDTTATLEIKFGDNDVLSAQVASLIEADLLIILSDVSGLLKNLNDPNSIIRVVEEVNLEIENLANGKAGKLGTGGMNSKIKAAKISLSAGIPMVIAPSYEKDVIIRVIDSIESNMFNIGTTFIPKGKKLSKRKRWINFSLKPKGEVIVDEGAQKALLSGKSLLAVGINEVKGVFIAGDLVRILNEKRENIGKGLVNYSSEEIKLIIGKKTEEIHLFNEKFGPEEIIHRDNMVIEKEF comes from the coding sequence TTGAATGAAAATATCTCTGAAATTGTAATAAAAGTTGGAAGTAGTTCTTTAAGCAATGAAAATGGAATAGATGAAGACAAAATCAGAAACATAGTCGAACAAGTTAGTACGTTAAAAAAAGTTGGTAAAGATATCGTTATTGTTTCTTCCGGGGCAATTGCTGCTGGTATGGCAGAATTAGGCTATAAAAAGAAACCAAGTTTACTAATTGAAAAACAGGCATGCGCTGCTATAGGTCAAGGCCTTTTGATATCTACCTATAATAAGCATTTTAATGAAAATAATTTAAAATGTGCTCAAATATTAATAACAGGAGAAGACTTTGCTAATAGGAGACGATATCTTAATGCTTATAACACTATTAATCAGCTTTTAAAGTTTAATATAATTCCAATCATAAATGAAAACGACACTACAGCTACTTTAGAAATTAAATTTGGCGATAATGATGTTTTATCTGCTCAAGTAGCAAGTTTAATTGAAGCTGATTTGCTTATTATACTTTCTGATGTATCAGGTTTATTAAAGAATTTAAACGATCCTAATTCAATAATTAGAGTTGTGGAGGAAGTCAATTTAGAAATTGAAAACTTGGCAAATGGAAAAGCTGGAAAGTTAGGGACTGGTGGGATGAATTCAAAGATAAAAGCTGCTAAAATCTCGTTGAGTGCGGGGATCCCCATGGTTATTGCCCCAAGCTATGAGAAAGATGTAATTATTCGAGTTATAGATAGTATAGAATCTAACATGTTTAATATTGGAACAACGTTTATTCCAAAAGGAAAAAAATTAAGTAAGAGGAAAAGATGGATAAACTTCAGTTTAAAACCAAAAGGTGAAGTAATAGTAGATGAAGGTGCACAAAAGGCTCTTTTAAGTGGTAAAAGTCTTCTTGCTGTTGGAATTAATGAAGTAAAAGGTGTTTTTATTGCTGGAGATTTGGTTAGAATTCTTAATGAAAAAAGAGAAAATATTGGCAAAGGTTTAGTTAATTACTCATCTGAAGAAATAAAATTGATAATTGGTAAAAAAACAGAAGAAATACATTTATTTAACGAAAAATTTGGACCTGAAGAGATAATTCATAGAGATAATATGGTAATAGAAAAAGAATTTTAA